In Rhizobium lusitanum, a genomic segment contains:
- a CDS encoding GNAT family N-acetyltransferase — MEQDKTIVIRPSRDSDVDAMLAIYRRHIRRGIEDGVDDSDTPQPDDLRERRKNLKNRRFPHVVAIKGGEVVGYAYVVLFRKRPAYRYTVKHSIYVHHDHIGQGVGSQLMRGLIDACAAAGFRQMIGYIDGDNVASLALHERFGFVRVGLLPGVAYRYGRWADSVMVQRSLGSGSTTPPPPPALSTR; from the coding sequence ATGGAGCAGGACAAAACAATCGTCATTCGCCCATCCCGGGATAGCGACGTCGATGCCATGTTGGCGATCTATCGCCGCCACATTCGCCGCGGCATCGAGGATGGAGTTGATGATAGCGACACGCCGCAACCGGATGATCTGCGAGAGCGGCGCAAGAATTTAAAGAACCGCCGCTTCCCCCATGTCGTTGCGATCAAGGGCGGAGAGGTTGTAGGCTATGCCTATGTGGTGCTGTTCCGCAAACGTCCGGCCTATCGTTACACCGTCAAGCACTCGATCTATGTGCATCACGACCATATCGGCCAGGGCGTCGGGAGCCAGCTTATGCGCGGGCTGATCGACGCCTGCGCGGCTGCCGGCTTCCGGCAGATGATCGGCTATATCGATGGCGACAACGTTGCTTCGCTCGCCCTGCATGAACGATTCGGCTTCGTTCGTGTTGGCCTATTGCCAGGAGTCGCTTACCGTTACGGCCGTTGGGCGGACAGCGTGATGGTCCAGCGCTCACTCGGCTCCGGCTCGACCACCCCACCACCGCCGCCAGCGCTTTCCACTCGTTAA
- a CDS encoding LysR family transcriptional regulator, translating into MDIVGALQTFMRVVEAGSFSAAAVDLSLTQPAVSRQISALEAHLNTRLLHRTTSALALTAEGEQIIPMALKVIEAAEALSETTCRGGGAVAGKVRLALPTPLGLYVSDRLGVLLERHRGLSVDLLVREEPSDLVGEGIDLEVRLGAVSDCSLMCRRIGWTTAFLVAAPSYLQGRAEPKTPDDVTAHDCICYSRAGNARLWSFSNGSDDVTVRIAPRFNASNSVAVYRAVLAGNGLAVLSHILVGSEIEQGRLVNVMPEFPPSRLAISVVYPSRRNLPLRIRTVLDFLIEIVGEDPLMAPAFSH; encoded by the coding sequence ATGGATATCGTAGGCGCATTGCAAACATTCATGCGAGTGGTGGAGGCCGGCTCTTTTTCCGCCGCGGCGGTTGACCTCAGTTTGACGCAGCCTGCGGTCTCCCGACAGATTTCGGCGCTGGAGGCACATCTCAACACACGTCTTCTGCATCGCACGACGAGCGCATTAGCTCTGACGGCCGAGGGTGAGCAGATCATCCCGATGGCGCTTAAGGTCATCGAAGCAGCGGAGGCTTTGAGTGAAACGACGTGTCGCGGTGGAGGAGCTGTGGCCGGCAAGGTACGGCTAGCTTTGCCCACTCCGCTCGGGCTTTACGTCAGCGACCGGCTTGGGGTGTTGCTCGAACGCCATCGGGGGCTTTCCGTCGACTTGCTCGTTCGCGAAGAGCCATCCGATCTAGTCGGAGAGGGGATCGATCTCGAAGTGCGTCTCGGGGCGGTTTCGGACTGTAGTCTGATGTGTCGCAGAATTGGTTGGACGACGGCCTTTCTCGTCGCCGCACCTTCCTATCTGCAAGGGCGAGCCGAACCTAAAACGCCGGACGATGTCACCGCACATGATTGCATCTGTTATAGTCGTGCCGGAAACGCCCGGTTATGGTCATTTTCCAATGGCTCCGATGACGTTACAGTGCGCATCGCGCCACGCTTTAACGCCAGCAATTCGGTTGCCGTTTACCGAGCGGTGCTCGCCGGTAATGGTCTTGCCGTACTGTCCCACATTCTTGTCGGATCTGAGATCGAGCAAGGAAGGCTGGTAAACGTCATGCCTGAGTTTCCGCCGAGCCGGCTCGCGATTAGTGTCGTCTATCCGTCGCGCCGAAACCTGCCGCTGCGTATTAGGACCGTTCTCGATTTTCTTATCGAGATAGTTGGTGAGGATCCGCTGATGGCACCGGCATTTTCTCATTGA
- a CDS encoding carboxymuconolactone decarboxylase family protein — translation MTQRLNYAQQSPELFKKLSELSMALKDSAIEPKIHDLVQIRASQINGCAFCLDMHVKEAKIHGESELRLYHIAIWRESNLFVPRERAALAWTEAVTKLHEGGIPDELYERVRGQLSEKEISDLTFAIMVINAWNRSSIAFKAVPGSADKAYGLDRAGLN, via the coding sequence ATGACACAGCGCTTGAACTATGCCCAACAATCCCCGGAACTTTTCAAGAAGCTCTCGGAACTCAGCATGGCCCTGAAGGACAGTGCTATTGAACCGAAGATCCATGATCTCGTGCAAATCCGCGCATCGCAAATCAACGGCTGCGCCTTCTGCCTGGACATGCATGTGAAGGAAGCCAAGATCCATGGCGAAAGTGAGCTCCGGCTCTACCACATCGCCATCTGGCGGGAATCCAATCTCTTCGTGCCCCGGGAACGTGCCGCGCTTGCCTGGACGGAAGCCGTGACGAAACTGCATGAGGGCGGCATTCCCGATGAGCTCTACGAGCGCGTGCGCGGTCAGCTTTCCGAGAAAGAAATCTCCGACCTCACCTTCGCGATCATGGTCATCAACGCGTGGAATCGTTCCAGCATTGCCTTCAAAGCCGTGCCCGGCTCGGCCGACAAGGCGTACGGCCTCGACAGGGCCGGTCTCAACTAA
- a CDS encoding MBL fold metallo-hydrolase, which yields MTIQNTSHPIKSPPDELVPSRYAVRIGEIDVLVVSDGVLPLPTKMLGYNADPTEHAAWLDGMFLPPDAFDWALNVVVVRSGDQTILIDAGLGLDPDLNLPRAGQLIKRLEAAGIDLGFVTDVVLTHMHMDHVGGLLVDGVKQRLHPDLRIHVAAAEVKFWESPDFSHVSMPPGFPDALRATAKRFSKEYESQLRLFDDEHEVAPGVVVSRTGGHTPGHSVVRVASGKDRLMFAGDAVFAVGFEHPDWYNGFEHDPEEAARVRVRLLRELAETGELLVATHMPFPSVGHVAVDGDHFRWVPVFWDY from the coding sequence ATGACCATACAGAACACTTCTCATCCCATTAAGTCGCCCCCCGACGAGCTGGTTCCGTCGCGCTACGCGGTGCGGATCGGCGAGATCGACGTGCTGGTGGTGAGCGACGGCGTGCTGCCGCTGCCAACCAAGATGTTGGGCTACAATGCCGACCCGACCGAACATGCGGCATGGCTGGACGGCATGTTCCTGCCGCCGGACGCTTTCGATTGGGCACTGAACGTGGTCGTGGTGCGTAGCGGCGACCAGACCATTCTCATCGACGCCGGCTTGGGTTTGGACCCAGATCTGAACCTGCCGCGGGCCGGGCAATTGATCAAGCGACTGGAGGCTGCCGGCATAGACCTTGGCTTCGTGACCGACGTCGTGCTGACCCACATGCATATGGACCATGTTGGCGGCTTGCTCGTCGACGGGGTGAAGCAACGGCTGCATCCAGACCTGCGAATCCATGTGGCAGCAGCCGAGGTCAAATTTTGGGAGTCGCCCGATTTCTCTCATGTGTCGATGCCCCCCGGATTCCCGGACGCGCTTCGAGCGACCGCCAAGCGGTTCAGTAAAGAATACGAGAGCCAGCTGCGATTGTTCGATGACGAGCACGAGGTAGCGCCAGGCGTCGTAGTCTCTCGAACCGGCGGCCACACACCCGGACATAGCGTGGTCCGCGTGGCGTCCGGCAAAGACCGCCTGATGTTCGCTGGCGATGCCGTGTTCGCTGTCGGGTTCGAGCATCCCGACTGGTACAACGGCTTCGAACACGACCCGGAAGAAGCAGCTCGCGTTCGCGTTCGTCTTTTGCGGGAATTGGCGGAGACCGGCGAACTTCTGGTGGCCACCCACATGCCGTTCCCCTCCGTCGGCCACGTCGCGGTCGATGGCGACCACTTTCGTTGGGTGCCGGTCTTCTGGGACTACTGA
- a CDS encoding SDR family oxidoreductase yields MKIVIIGGTGLIGSKTADRLRKQGHEVIAAAPSTGVNTITGEGLTEALTGASVVMDLANSPSFEDKAVLEFFETSGRNLAAAEKAAGVKHHIALSIIGVDRLPESGYMRAKVAQEKIIRESGIPYTIVHSTQFMEFLSGIAQSGTVGDTVRLSPAYVQPIASDDVADNMTVVANSAAINGVVEISGPERARLNELVARYLTAMGDARNVEADPEARYFGARLDDGSLVSDNNPRLGRITFEQWFATSARK; encoded by the coding sequence ATGAAAATCGTCATCATCGGCGGAACCGGCCTGATCGGCTCAAAGACGGCCGACCGCCTTCGCAAGCAGGGCCATGAAGTCATCGCCGCCGCTCCGAGCACCGGCGTCAATACGATTACCGGTGAAGGTCTCACCGAAGCATTGACCGGCGCCTCCGTCGTTATGGATCTGGCAAACTCGCCATCCTTCGAGGACAAGGCAGTGCTCGAATTCTTTGAGACATCTGGCCGCAATCTGGCGGCGGCAGAAAAGGCGGCCGGCGTGAAGCATCACATCGCCCTTTCCATCATCGGGGTCGATCGCCTACCCGAAAGCGGCTATATGCGCGCCAAGGTCGCTCAGGAGAAGATCATCCGGGAATCCGGCATTCCCTATACGATCGTCCATTCGACCCAGTTCATGGAATTCCTCAGCGGCATCGCCCAGTCCGGCACGGTCGGCGATACGGTGCGTCTGTCACCAGCCTATGTGCAGCCGATCGCGTCCGACGATGTGGCCGACAACATGACCGTTGTTGCGAACTCGGCGGCCATCAACGGCGTCGTCGAGATCTCCGGTCCGGAACGTGCTCGGCTGAATGAGCTTGTTGCCCGCTATCTCACGGCGATGGGCGATGCGCGGAACGTCGAGGCGGATCCGGAAGCCCGCTATTTCGGCGCCAGGCTGGACGACGGCTCGCTCGTTTCCGACAACAATCCGCGCCTCGGCCGCATCACCTTCGAGCAGTGGTTCGCAACCTCTGCCCGCAAATGA
- a CDS encoding cupin domain-containing protein, whose amino-acid sequence MLKSILGLALAALLSTTAVARDAGEKDAKVTLVYEHELPNVPGKSIKGILVEYGPGGFSEGHTHPSSAFIYATVLEGAIRSQVNDGPVKVYRAGENFSEMPGDRHGVSENASKTKPAKLLAVFVVDSSQKELTFPIRK is encoded by the coding sequence ATGCTAAAGTCAATTCTCGGCCTCGCCCTGGCCGCTCTTCTATCCACTACGGCTGTTGCTCGTGATGCAGGCGAGAAGGATGCAAAAGTCACGCTGGTTTACGAGCACGAACTGCCGAACGTTCCCGGCAAGAGCATCAAAGGCATTCTCGTGGAGTACGGGCCGGGTGGCTTTTCCGAGGGCCATACCCATCCAAGCTCCGCCTTCATCTATGCAACTGTCCTGGAAGGGGCGATCCGCAGCCAGGTCAATGACGGTCCGGTGAAAGTCTATAGAGCCGGAGAGAATTTCTCCGAAATGCCCGGCGATCGTCATGGCGTCAGCGAGAATGCCAGTAAGACCAAGCCGGCGAAACTGCTGGCCGTCTTCGTCGTCGATAGCAGCCAGAAAGAACTGACCTTCCCAATCAGGAAATAG
- a CDS encoding mechanosensitive ion channel family protein, protein MFGEDHSLPLVLINLLGLAGILIWHIQGRRHPTARLVVQILFFAGMSLVLWLAGISPYYLDDGELQGAGVLLAKSARVLWWLHLAWTMIGFVHIYLTLNRRPQEAHLLQDLIVGVVYLGVALSVIGFVFGAPIGPLIATSGVVVVIIGLALQNTLADVFSGIALALGRAYVIGDWIQLADGTEGRVVETNWRSTNLLSGGNNVVVLPNGVLAKQGVTNRSRPDESHQISLMMRVSAAHKPRLVEEFMLAVLQGCERIVINPPPAVALKTIDAIAIEVELLFRVASAASRMSAQNEIIDLIYEHCRTNGVSLAMPAQSLVCVPMGDPKERAALTAISSGAL, encoded by the coding sequence ATGTTTGGTGAAGATCATTCCCTGCCGCTCGTCCTTATCAATCTTCTAGGGCTCGCCGGTATTCTCATTTGGCATATTCAAGGGCGCCGTCATCCAACCGCCCGCCTTGTCGTGCAGATCCTGTTTTTCGCAGGCATGAGCCTCGTGCTTTGGCTCGCCGGCATTTCGCCCTATTATCTCGATGATGGCGAGCTCCAGGGTGCCGGCGTCCTGCTTGCCAAGTCTGCCAGGGTGCTTTGGTGGCTGCATCTTGCGTGGACGATGATCGGCTTCGTCCACATCTATCTCACCCTGAACCGCCGGCCTCAGGAGGCGCATCTTCTTCAGGATTTGATCGTCGGCGTGGTCTATCTCGGCGTCGCATTGTCGGTCATCGGTTTCGTCTTCGGCGCACCGATCGGGCCGTTGATTGCCACCTCCGGTGTTGTCGTTGTCATTATCGGTCTTGCTCTGCAGAACACGCTGGCCGATGTCTTCTCCGGGATCGCGCTTGCACTCGGCCGCGCCTACGTGATCGGCGATTGGATCCAGCTTGCCGATGGCACCGAAGGGCGGGTCGTTGAAACCAACTGGCGCTCCACCAACCTGCTCTCGGGCGGGAATAATGTCGTCGTGCTGCCGAATGGCGTCCTGGCGAAACAGGGCGTTACCAACCGCAGCCGCCCGGATGAATCGCACCAGATATCGTTGATGATGCGAGTTTCCGCCGCCCACAAGCCGCGGCTCGTCGAAGAATTTATGCTCGCGGTTCTGCAGGGCTGCGAAAGGATCGTCATAAACCCGCCGCCGGCCGTCGCGCTCAAGACCATCGATGCGATTGCCATCGAAGTCGAGTTGCTATTCCGCGTGGCGAGCGCGGCAAGCCGCATGTCGGCCCAAAACGAGATCATCGATCTCATCTACGAACATTGCAGGACGAATGGAGTGTCATTGGCGATGCCGGCACAAAGCCTCGTCTGCGTCCCCATGGGCGACCCCAAGGAGCGGGCTGCTCTCACGGCGATTTCATCCGGCGCGCTCTAG
- a CDS encoding RrF2 family transcriptional regulator, giving the protein MILKSQVEWALHCCAILAGLPDGRYLSTKALAEFHGLPKEYLSKALQGLSHAGLVDTSLGPSGGYRLAKPPADINFLEIVEAVEGRQRTFICSNIRANNPCRPKDYCESSPCAVARIMWEADEAWREKLRGVRLSDLVGILSQEIPPQLWKSSFEWVLERAG; this is encoded by the coding sequence ATGATTTTAAAAAGCCAAGTCGAATGGGCGCTCCATTGCTGCGCCATTCTTGCCGGTCTGCCCGATGGTCGCTATCTCTCGACCAAAGCACTTGCCGAATTCCATGGGCTTCCGAAGGAATATCTTTCCAAGGCCCTTCAGGGCCTGTCGCACGCGGGCCTTGTCGACACGTCTCTTGGTCCGTCCGGCGGCTACCGACTGGCAAAGCCTCCGGCGGATATCAATTTCCTCGAAATCGTTGAAGCCGTGGAAGGCCGGCAGCGTACCTTTATCTGCAGCAATATCAGGGCCAACAATCCGTGCCGGCCGAAGGATTATTGCGAAAGCAGCCCGTGCGCGGTTGCCCGCATCATGTGGGAGGCGGATGAGGCCTGGCGGGAGAAACTGCGCGGTGTCAGATTGTCCGACCTCGTCGGCATCCTGTCGCAGGAAATCCCGCCGCAACTCTGGAAGAGCTCCTTCGAATGGGTGCTAGAGCGCGCCGGATGA
- a CDS encoding 2-aminoethylphosphonate ABC transporter substrate-binding protein, which translates to MTARSILLAAGVVAAAALPAMAADNVVTIYSADGLHDGTPSWFGNEFDAFTKATGIKVQYVEGGSSSVVDRLAKEKSNTQADVLVTLPPFVQKAAADGLLQAYEPAGADKIDTRDKDPKGLYVALVNNYPNFIYNASILTTAPTAYSDLLDPKFKQKVQYSTPGQAGDGTALMLQAFHAFGGKDEGLAYLKKLQVNNLGPSASTGKLTALVNKGELYVANGDLQMNLAQQADNPNIKIFFPTGPDGKKTAFSLPYYIALVAGAPDSENGKKLIDFLLTAEAQKDVSAVAQGLPVRTDIHPTDENFAKLHAIMEGVEIWSPDWAKVLADLKQDIADYKQAVSGS; encoded by the coding sequence ATGACAGCAAGATCTATACTGTTGGCTGCCGGCGTTGTTGCTGCAGCGGCGCTGCCGGCGATGGCGGCGGATAATGTCGTCACCATCTACAGCGCGGATGGACTTCATGACGGAACGCCGAGCTGGTTCGGCAACGAGTTTGACGCCTTCACAAAGGCCACCGGCATCAAGGTACAATATGTCGAGGGCGGTTCGAGCAGCGTTGTCGATCGCCTGGCGAAAGAGAAATCCAACACGCAGGCGGACGTTCTCGTCACGCTCCCACCCTTCGTGCAAAAGGCTGCCGCCGACGGCCTGCTGCAGGCCTATGAGCCGGCCGGCGCGGACAAGATCGACACCCGCGACAAGGATCCGAAAGGCCTCTACGTTGCACTGGTCAATAACTATCCCAATTTTATCTACAATGCCTCGATCCTGACGACCGCTCCCACGGCCTACAGCGATCTGCTCGATCCGAAATTCAAGCAGAAAGTCCAGTATTCGACGCCCGGCCAGGCCGGCGATGGCACGGCGCTGATGCTGCAGGCGTTCCACGCGTTTGGCGGCAAGGATGAAGGCCTTGCATATTTGAAGAAGCTTCAGGTGAACAATCTCGGCCCTTCGGCTTCCACCGGCAAGCTCACGGCGCTCGTCAACAAGGGCGAACTCTATGTTGCCAACGGCGATCTTCAGATGAACCTGGCGCAACAGGCCGACAATCCGAACATCAAGATATTCTTCCCGACCGGTCCGGACGGCAAGAAGACGGCATTCTCCCTTCCTTATTATATCGCGCTGGTCGCCGGCGCCCCGGACAGCGAAAATGGCAAGAAGCTGATCGACTTCCTGCTGACGGCGGAAGCCCAGAAGGACGTGAGCGCTGTCGCGCAGGGCCTGCCGGTGCGTACCGACATTCATCCGACAGACGAGAATTTCGCCAAGCTCCATGCCATCATGGAAGGCGTGGAGATCTGGTCGCCGGATTGGGCCAAGGTTCTGGCCGATCTGAAGCAGGACATCGCCGACTACAAGCAAGCGGTATCGGGGAGCTGA
- a CDS encoding ABC transporter ATP-binding protein: MSSITVMAEKKGAAATAAPETQGGSRIGFENVSVAYGSLVVLDSLTLTVNPGEIVALIGPSGSGKTTALRTVAGFVRPSAGRITIGDRDVTHLAPYDRNIGMVVQNYALFPHLRVEENVAFGLRARRLPEDIIRSRVPESLAMVGMAAYAKRYPRELSGGQQQRVAIARAIAIRPQVLLLDEPLSALDAQIRRSMVDEIAKLHRDLPALTVLYVTHDQSEALTLANHIGIMRDGKLRAFGDTQSLFRHPPNRFAAEFLGRANLLPVSGLSPLDGNRARVGFGNTALSAQNHHGMPQGSDCLLCVRPHDFKLQQARDDSNSLTGIVRSVQWQGDVHNITFDAGGHELRMTSMPMSEPPQPGASIEVHFSAADVTLVPEDSRHG; encoded by the coding sequence ATGTCCTCGATCACGGTAATGGCAGAGAAGAAAGGTGCAGCCGCCACGGCTGCACCCGAGACACAGGGCGGCAGTCGGATCGGTTTTGAGAACGTATCGGTTGCCTATGGCAGCCTCGTGGTGCTCGATTCCCTGACCTTGACCGTCAATCCGGGCGAAATCGTCGCGTTGATCGGTCCCTCGGGATCGGGCAAAACGACGGCTTTGAGGACGGTCGCCGGTTTTGTGCGCCCGTCGGCTGGGCGCATCACCATCGGCGACCGCGACGTCACGCATCTGGCGCCCTATGACCGCAATATCGGCATGGTCGTCCAGAACTACGCCCTATTCCCGCATTTGCGGGTGGAGGAGAACGTGGCGTTCGGGCTTCGTGCGCGCCGCTTGCCGGAGGACATCATTCGGTCGCGCGTGCCTGAATCCCTGGCCATGGTCGGCATGGCGGCCTATGCCAAGCGCTACCCGCGCGAGCTGTCCGGCGGCCAGCAGCAACGCGTCGCCATTGCCCGGGCGATTGCGATCCGGCCGCAGGTGTTGCTTCTCGACGAACCTCTTTCGGCGCTCGACGCACAGATCCGCCGTTCGATGGTCGACGAGATCGCCAAGCTGCATCGCGATCTGCCGGCGCTGACCGTTCTTTACGTGACGCATGATCAGTCCGAGGCGCTGACCCTCGCCAACCATATCGGCATTATGCGCGACGGCAAGCTCAGGGCCTTCGGCGACACGCAGTCGCTGTTTCGCCACCCCCCGAACCGCTTCGCCGCCGAATTCCTGGGGCGCGCCAACCTGCTTCCGGTGAGCGGATTGAGCCCGCTCGATGGCAATCGGGCACGGGTCGGTTTCGGCAATACCGCGCTGTCGGCACAAAATCATCATGGCATGCCCCAAGGCAGCGATTGTCTGTTGTGCGTGCGACCGCACGATTTCAAGTTGCAGCAGGCCCGCGACGATTCAAACTCGCTGACAGGCATCGTACGCAGCGTCCAGTGGCAGGGCGACGTGCACAACATTACCTTCGACGCCGGCGGTCACGAATTGCGAATGACCTCCATGCCAATGAGCGAACCGCCCCAGCCCGGCGCCTCGATCGAAGTGCATTTTTCCGCCGCCGATGTGACGCTCGTGCCGGAGGATAGCAGACATGGCTGA
- a CDS encoding 2-aminoethylphosphonate ABC transporter permease subunit, producing MAELAVTAPAPKMTLGRFWIAPPLLLLALLFLYPLGLIIRQSLGDGEVLSSAAFAEVLGSHEFRDGLRHTIVIAIGATAGCLLLGFVFSLVIAFVPFPGAKLASRLIDTFVALPTFLVTLAFTFIYGSAGLLNESLMRLMHTDLPPLDFLYSQWGVILAEATVYTPFVMRPLLASFSLIDQAQIEVASSLGARPWRIVRQIILPAALPALVAGGSLCLLLTVNEFGVVLFIGAKGVITLPLLIYGKAIQEFDYTTACVIAVVNIVLSLGLYSLYRVAIAHLGAGRAGVV from the coding sequence ATGGCTGAGCTCGCCGTCACGGCGCCCGCGCCCAAGATGACATTGGGTCGGTTCTGGATCGCCCCACCGCTGCTACTGCTGGCGTTGCTCTTCCTCTATCCCCTGGGATTGATCATACGCCAATCTCTCGGCGATGGTGAGGTCCTGTCATCGGCCGCTTTCGCCGAGGTGCTCGGCTCGCACGAGTTTCGTGACGGGCTCCGGCACACCATCGTCATCGCCATCGGCGCCACGGCCGGTTGCCTTCTCCTCGGCTTCGTCTTCTCGCTCGTAATCGCCTTCGTTCCGTTTCCCGGCGCGAAATTGGCGAGCCGGCTGATCGATACCTTCGTCGCCCTGCCCACCTTCCTCGTCACCCTCGCCTTCACCTTCATCTACGGATCGGCGGGTCTTCTCAATGAATCACTGATGAGGCTGATGCATACCGATCTGCCGCCGCTTGATTTTCTTTATTCGCAATGGGGTGTCATCCTTGCGGAAGCGACGGTCTATACGCCTTTCGTCATGCGCCCGCTTCTGGCGTCATTCTCGCTGATCGATCAGGCGCAAATCGAAGTGGCGAGCAGTCTCGGCGCAAGGCCCTGGCGCATCGTCCGGCAGATCATTTTACCCGCAGCACTTCCGGCGTTGGTCGCCGGTGGCAGCCTTTGTCTGCTTCTGACGGTCAATGAATTCGGCGTCGTGCTGTTCATCGGCGCCAAAGGCGTGATCACGCTGCCGCTGTTGATCTATGGGAAAGCCATCCAGGAATTCGATTATACGACCGCCTGCGTCATAGCAGTGGTCAACATCGTTCTCTCCCTGGGTCTTTATAGTCTCTATCGCGTCGCAATAGCGCATTTGGGAGCTGGCCGTGCTGGTGTGGTCTAA
- a CDS encoding ABC transporter permease subunit yields MLVWSKTGRFAVWAVAVPLFLVIYGLPVAVIALASISGQWNDILPSHLTLAHYANAFRSDSFTNLKSSIWTGIIASAAALVSGTWAALALRELKPLPKRLLDLFFFIPSAVPSVSVGLGMLVAFSHRPLLLNGTWLIVLIAHFVLISAFTYGNVTAGLSRLPNDCEQIAESLGARPFYKLRRVTLPLLMPYLVAAFSLSFAMSMGELGATVMVYPPGWVTLPVNIFALSDRGAIFDAATLTMILGAATLIVLLALSRLSTKAMLR; encoded by the coding sequence GTGCTGGTGTGGTCTAAAACAGGGCGATTTGCCGTCTGGGCGGTGGCCGTACCGCTGTTCCTGGTCATCTACGGCCTTCCGGTCGCCGTGATCGCGCTTGCAAGCATCAGCGGCCAGTGGAACGATATACTGCCCAGCCATCTTACGCTGGCGCACTATGCAAATGCTTTCAGGAGCGATTCTTTCACAAACCTGAAATCCAGCATCTGGACCGGCATCATCGCGAGCGCCGCGGCGCTGGTGAGCGGTACATGGGCGGCACTTGCCTTGCGCGAACTTAAGCCGCTGCCGAAGCGATTGCTGGATCTGTTCTTCTTCATTCCGAGCGCGGTACCGTCCGTGTCGGTCGGACTGGGGATGCTTGTTGCCTTCAGTCATCGGCCTTTGCTGCTGAACGGCACATGGCTGATCGTGCTGATCGCGCATTTCGTGCTGATATCCGCATTTACCTACGGCAATGTAACGGCGGGTCTGTCGCGCCTGCCGAATGATTGCGAGCAGATTGCCGAAAGCCTCGGCGCGCGACCCTTCTACAAGCTTCGCCGGGTAACCTTGCCGCTCCTCATGCCCTATCTGGTTGCCGCCTTCAGCCTTAGTTTCGCGATGTCGATGGGCGAACTCGGCGCAACAGTGATGGTCTATCCGCCAGGCTGGGTGACGCTGCCGGTCAATATCTTTGCGCTCTCCGATCGCGGAGCGATCTTCGATGCGGCGACGCTGACGATGATCCTCGGTGCAGCGACACTAATCGTGCTTCTCGCGTTGTCGCGACTGTCGACGAAGGCGATGTTGCGCTGA
- a CDS encoding LysR family transcriptional regulator, translated as MASPTLSQMRAVDALARTGKFSRAAEALGISQPSVSTQIQSFEELCGTRVFIRDGHTIHVAPAAVDLIAKIKIALKCVDEVEMAITDKTALKSGLLSVGFSAHRLIMPTLTAFVRKYPGLRLTTHGGPSLELADAVLSGELDVATISQAVPDKRFASFKLFDSRVAIYGRKDHPLLKKGQLKLTDLDGQDMVLWNRASGTRTVIEEAANKYGVELKPVLEVATLDVAYAAAAAGIGLAISIEGEVRADEHIDVAPLVEPELAIGHYLIALPECRNHSTVNAFFEVAKESGSSADGPIPR; from the coding sequence ATGGCGTCCCCGACCCTTTCTCAAATGAGAGCCGTTGACGCTCTTGCGCGAACGGGCAAGTTTTCCCGGGCCGCCGAAGCCCTGGGAATCAGTCAGCCGTCGGTCTCCACGCAAATCCAGTCGTTCGAGGAGCTTTGCGGGACGCGCGTCTTTATTCGCGACGGACATACCATTCATGTCGCCCCGGCAGCCGTCGATCTCATCGCCAAGATCAAGATTGCGCTAAAATGCGTCGACGAGGTCGAAATGGCCATAACGGACAAGACGGCCCTGAAGAGCGGGCTTCTTTCGGTTGGCTTCAGTGCACACCGCCTTATCATGCCGACGCTGACAGCGTTCGTGCGCAAATATCCCGGGCTGCGCCTGACGACGCATGGCGGGCCATCGCTGGAACTGGCGGACGCGGTTTTGTCGGGCGAACTGGACGTCGCCACGATTTCCCAGGCCGTACCGGACAAGCGGTTTGCATCGTTCAAACTGTTTGACTCGCGTGTCGCCATTTATGGCCGCAAAGATCACCCGCTTTTGAAGAAGGGGCAGTTGAAGCTCACGGATCTGGATGGACAGGATATGGTCCTCTGGAATCGCGCTTCCGGAACCCGGACGGTGATCGAGGAAGCGGCCAATAAATACGGTGTAGAATTGAAACCGGTTCTGGAAGTCGCAACCCTCGACGTTGCTTACGCTGCGGCGGCGGCGGGGATAGGCCTTGCCATTTCCATCGAGGGCGAGGTTCGCGCCGACGAACATATCGACGTCGCACCGCTTGTCGAGCCTGAGTTGGCAATCGGACATTATCTGATCGCCTTGCCGGAGTGCCGTAACCATTCCACCGTCAATGCCTTCTTCGAGGTGGCGAAGGAATCCGGTTCTTCGGCAGATGGTCCAATCCCGAGATAG